In Bacteroidota bacterium, a single window of DNA contains:
- a CDS encoding NADH-quinone oxidoreductase subunit N, which produces MNQMLDIILRSLGYVRPEFALVFTFLSAIVADLIFKRKAVVAGIVLGGFAATAYYVVDEVGINVMTFNNMLAVDPFAVFFKAVIVVSALLIVMFSLASEEINSSFRRIGEYYALLVAMTTGMFFMVGSTNLLMMYLSLELTSISSYILAGFTKDAPDSAEASLKYVIYGALSSGFMLYGISIIYGLSGSLDIYAINQVLSQGGAGTLALLIAGVLALAGFGYKISAVPFHFWTPDVYEGAPITITAFLSVGSKAAGFAMLMRFLKVTFSNGAILNVPLGMWEMIKGFELTNVIIIIAVLTMTLGNLVAIWQDNVKRLLAYSSIAQAGYMLLGLVVLGNDGFAATMIYFVVYLFMNLGAFYVVMLVANKTGSEQIRDYKGLGSRAPFLAVAMAIFLVSLTGLPPTAGFIGKLYLFAALIRAKLIWLAIVGALNSVISLYYYVRIFRNMFLRESEGSNEPLVFEASNTVLLLILLVPTLALGIYFGPLVEFAQYSVAMFGVK; this is translated from the coding sequence ATGAACCAGATGCTCGATATCATATTGCGAAGCTTGGGCTACGTTCGCCCGGAGTTCGCCCTCGTCTTCACCTTCCTCAGCGCGATCGTTGCCGACCTTATATTCAAGCGGAAAGCGGTCGTCGCGGGGATCGTCCTCGGCGGGTTTGCGGCAACGGCCTACTACGTCGTCGACGAGGTCGGGATCAACGTCATGACGTTCAACAATATGCTTGCCGTCGACCCCTTTGCGGTTTTCTTCAAGGCCGTCATTGTCGTCAGCGCCCTGCTTATCGTGATGTTCTCACTCGCATCCGAAGAGATCAATTCTTCGTTCCGCAGGATCGGCGAGTACTATGCGCTTCTGGTCGCGATGACGACCGGGATGTTTTTCATGGTCGGCTCCACGAACCTGCTGATGATGTATCTGTCGCTCGAACTGACCAGCATCAGTTCGTATATCCTTGCCGGCTTCACGAAAGACGCCCCCGACTCCGCGGAAGCATCGCTGAAATATGTTATCTACGGCGCCCTTTCTTCCGGTTTCATGCTGTACGGGATCTCTATTATTTACGGATTGTCCGGCTCCCTGGATATTTATGCGATCAACCAAGTGTTGTCGCAGGGGGGGGCGGGAACCTTGGCTCTGCTCATCGCCGGCGTGCTTGCCCTTGCCGGATTCGGATACAAAATCTCCGCGGTGCCGTTCCATTTTTGGACCCCCGATGTGTATGAGGGGGCGCCCATCACGATCACCGCGTTCCTCTCCGTCGGTTCGAAGGCAGCCGGCTTTGCAATGCTGATGAGATTTCTGAAAGTTACTTTCAGCAACGGCGCGATCCTCAATGTTCCTCTCGGAATGTGGGAAATGATCAAAGGGTTTGAATTAACGAACGTCATCATCATCATCGCCGTTTTGACAATGACGCTCGGCAATCTCGTCGCCATCTGGCAGGATAACGTGAAGCGTCTCCTTGCATATTCGAGCATCGCGCAGGCCGGATACATGCTCCTCGGTCTTGTCGTTCTTGGCAACGATGGCTTTGCTGCGACGATGATCTATTTCGTCGTCTACCTCTTCATGAACCTCGGCGCTTTTTATGTCGTGATGCTCGTCGCAAACAAAACCGGGAGCGAACAGATCCGCGATTACAAGGGACTTGGCTCACGGGCGCCGTTCCTTGCCGTTGCGATGGCGATCTTCCTCGTTTCGTTGACGGGCCTGCCTCCGACCGCAGGATTTATCGGGAAGCTGTATCTGTTCGCCGCGCTGATCAGGGCAAAGCTGATTTGGCTGGCGATCGTAGGGGCGTTGAACAGCGTCATCTCCCTCTACTACTATGTCAGAATTTTCCGCAACATGTTTCTGCGCGAATCCGAGGGTTCGAACGAGCCGCTTGTTTTCGAGGCATCGAATACCGTCCTGCTCCTGATCCTCCTCGTTCCGACGCTTGCGCTCGGGATTTATTTCGGACCGCTCGTCGAGTTCGCGCAGTATTCCGTCGCGATGTTTGGGGTGAAATAA
- a CDS encoding NADH-quinone oxidoreductase subunit M, which translates to MSFSILHIGILTWITFLPIVGMAVVLMLPKGSSAVTRWTSLAVTMLQVVLAAVIYLNFNRGLAGINNADTMQFKELFTWIDIKSVAWFGRIHIDYFLGIDGISAPMVLLTALISFVAVISSWKTEKSVKGYFALLLLLDTGMMGVFVALDFFLFYVFWEIMLLPMYFLIGIWGGPRREYAAIKFFIYTLFGSVLMLLALLALYFSVSVPDPATGEKIHTFNMLAMMNPANFDSGSILAGINTYWRYMAYVALFIGFAIKVPLFPFHTWLPDAHVEAPTAISVILAGVLLKMGTYGLMRIAFPIFPDAAMHYLYPLAFIGFINIVYGALCAMAQKDFKKLIAYSSISHMGVVILGMTAMNTQGMMGAVFQMFNHGTITAMLFLIVGVIYDRAHTRGLDDFGGLMNQMPKYSAVMVIAFFAALGLPGLSGFVSEAFSFLGAFQNFRWLTVASTLGIVLTAAYMLWTLQRVFLGTLPDKWKALPDINGRELVALIPLAIIVIFLGIYPAPMLDLMNASANYLVDFVREGANAGLLGR; encoded by the coding sequence ATGTCATTTTCGATCCTTCATATCGGCATTCTTACGTGGATAACGTTTCTTCCCATCGTCGGCATGGCCGTCGTTCTCATGTTGCCGAAAGGGAGCAGCGCTGTGACGCGCTGGACCTCGCTTGCGGTGACAATGCTTCAAGTGGTCCTCGCCGCAGTCATCTACCTGAATTTCAACCGAGGGCTGGCGGGCATCAACAACGCCGATACAATGCAGTTCAAAGAGCTCTTTACCTGGATCGACATCAAAAGCGTTGCATGGTTCGGCCGCATTCATATCGATTATTTTCTGGGCATCGACGGCATCAGCGCTCCGATGGTGCTGCTCACGGCGCTGATCTCGTTTGTCGCCGTCATCTCTTCGTGGAAAACTGAAAAGTCGGTCAAAGGATATTTTGCCCTCCTGCTGCTTCTCGACACCGGCATGATGGGCGTCTTTGTCGCCCTTGACTTCTTCCTTTTTTATGTGTTCTGGGAAATCATGCTGCTGCCGATGTATTTCCTCATCGGTATCTGGGGAGGCCCGCGGCGCGAATATGCCGCCATCAAGTTCTTCATCTACACATTATTCGGCTCGGTGTTGATGCTGCTCGCGCTCCTTGCGCTGTATTTCAGCGTCAGCGTGCCGGACCCGGCAACGGGTGAAAAGATCCACACCTTCAACATGCTCGCGATGATGAATCCCGCCAACTTTGATTCGGGATCGATTCTTGCCGGCATCAATACCTATTGGCGGTACATGGCGTACGTGGCGCTCTTCATCGGCTTTGCGATCAAAGTTCCCCTCTTTCCGTTCCATACGTGGCTTCCCGATGCCCACGTCGAAGCTCCGACGGCGATCAGCGTGATCCTTGCCGGCGTACTCCTGAAAATGGGGACGTACGGGCTGATGCGCATTGCATTTCCGATCTTCCCCGACGCCGCAATGCATTATTTGTATCCATTAGCCTTCATTGGATTCATCAACATCGTGTACGGCGCATTATGCGCCATGGCTCAGAAAGATTTTAAGAAGCTGATCGCCTATTCCTCCATCAGCCACATGGGCGTAGTGATCCTCGGAATGACGGCGATGAATACGCAGGGGATGATGGGGGCGGTCTTTCAGATGTTCAACCACGGCACCATCACCGCGATGCTCTTCTTGATCGTGGGCGTTATTTACGACCGTGCGCACACGCGCGGGCTCGACGACTTCGGCGGATTGATGAACCAGATGCCGAAATATTCCGCCGTCATGGTCATCGCGTTCTTTGCAGCGCTCGGGTTGCCGGGACTCAGCGGATTCGTCTCCGAGGCATTTTCGTTCCTCGGCGCCTTCCAGAATTTCCGGTGGCTCACGGTAGCGTCGACGCTCGGCATCGTCCTCACGGCGGCCTACATGCTCTGGACGCTTCAACGCGTGTTTCTAGGAACGCTTCCTGACAAATGGAAGGCCTTGCCCGATATCAACGGCAGAGAACTGGTAGCGCTCATTCCTCTTGCCATCATCGTAATTTTCCTCGGCATCTATCCGGCCCCGATGCTTGACCTGATGAACGCGTCGGCGAATTATCTGGTGGATTTCGTGCGGGAAGGCGCAAACGCCGGATTGCTCGGCAGGTAA
- the nuoL gene encoding NADH-quinone oxidoreductase subunit L: MTQELLLQLATAILLLPLLSFLILIFFGKKLPRQGDVIATSILGLALLTSLGILLAKLILFHDELLNFTFTWVDFRTVAGLGELKLDLGIMIDNVTAVMLVVVTLISFLVHLFSTEYMTGDIRYSRYFAYLGFFSFSMLGIVITNNFFMMYVFWELVGISSYLLIGHWYEKKSASDASMKAFIVNRVGDVGMFIGINILWANFHTLTFEGIFSAIANGHIPFDSNPWLTAAGILIFCGAVGKSAQFPLHVWLPDAMEGPTPVSALIHAATMVAAGVYLIARAFPMMTADALVFIAYIGAITAFIAATIAIAQNDIKKVLAYSTVSQLGYMVMGLGVGAYTAGFFHLVTHAAFKAGLFLGSGSVIHAMHNALHHQHDHETDAQDIRNMGGLKRKMPVTFWAFVMFTLAISGVPLTSGFLSKDEILAGSLAFGTLTGRMLIPIIGFLVAGLTAFYMFRLVILTFLGEHKDPARFEHLQESPKPMTIPLIVLACLSFFAFYSFNPFGASSGWFFHAVERPMSVVPNAVAAASSQMFEEALHEIHLTAMYLSLTMAGLGILLAFATYYWKKINADAIAKAFAPVHVFLVNKWYFDELYQATAVAGTIGLSRVLAWFDSRVIDGVVNGAATVTRWASFASGRFDSIAVDGIVNFIAYLMGLFGLMLRKIQTGRVQTYIVFVLVGVMVFFFIYRAV, encoded by the coding sequence ATGACACAAGAATTACTTCTTCAGCTTGCAACCGCGATCCTCCTCTTGCCGTTGCTCAGCTTTTTGATCCTGATCTTCTTCGGAAAGAAGCTTCCGCGGCAGGGCGATGTGATAGCGACGTCCATTCTCGGACTTGCTCTGCTCACATCGCTCGGAATTCTTCTTGCAAAGCTGATCTTGTTCCACGATGAACTGCTGAACTTCACTTTTACCTGGGTCGATTTCAGAACGGTCGCCGGCCTCGGGGAGCTCAAGCTCGACCTTGGCATCATGATCGACAACGTCACGGCGGTCATGCTGGTCGTGGTCACGCTCATCAGCTTTTTGGTCCACCTTTTCTCGACCGAATATATGACCGGCGATATCCGCTACTCGCGGTATTTCGCCTATCTCGGATTTTTCTCCTTCTCGATGCTCGGCATCGTCATCACGAACAACTTTTTCATGATGTACGTGTTCTGGGAGCTTGTCGGCATCAGTTCGTATCTCTTGATCGGTCATTGGTACGAAAAGAAGTCTGCCTCGGACGCTTCGATGAAAGCGTTTATCGTCAACCGCGTGGGCGACGTTGGCATGTTTATCGGCATCAACATTTTATGGGCGAATTTCCACACCCTGACCTTCGAGGGGATCTTCTCTGCGATCGCGAACGGGCATATCCCGTTCGACAGCAATCCGTGGCTCACTGCCGCCGGCATCCTTATCTTCTGCGGAGCTGTGGGCAAATCGGCGCAATTTCCTCTGCACGTGTGGCTTCCCGATGCGATGGAAGGTCCCACGCCCGTCAGCGCGTTGATCCATGCGGCCACGATGGTTGCGGCCGGCGTCTATCTGATCGCCCGCGCATTTCCGATGATGACCGCGGATGCGCTTGTTTTCATCGCATACATCGGCGCGATCACCGCGTTCATCGCGGCGACGATCGCGATCGCACAAAACGACATCAAAAAAGTGCTCGCCTATTCGACCGTGAGCCAGCTAGGGTATATGGTGATGGGTTTGGGAGTGGGAGCATATACCGCCGGATTTTTCCATCTGGTCACTCACGCCGCATTCAAAGCCGGATTATTCTTAGGTTCGGGCTCGGTGATCCATGCGATGCACAATGCGCTTCACCATCAACACGACCATGAAACGGACGCCCAGGATATTCGGAACATGGGGGGATTGAAAAGGAAGATGCCGGTGACATTCTGGGCATTCGTGATGTTCACGCTGGCGATCTCCGGCGTGCCGCTGACGTCCGGCTTTTTGAGCAAGGACGAGATCCTGGCAGGGTCCCTTGCCTTTGGAACGTTGACCGGCCGGATGCTTATTCCGATTATAGGATTTTTGGTTGCAGGACTGACCGCGTTTTATATGTTCCGTCTGGTCATCCTCACCTTCCTGGGTGAGCACAAAGATCCGGCGCGGTTCGAACATCTCCAGGAATCGCCGAAACCGATGACGATTCCTCTCATTGTTCTCGCGTGCCTGTCCTTCTTTGCTTTCTATAGCTTCAATCCGTTCGGAGCGTCGAGCGGGTGGTTCTTCCACGCCGTCGAACGCCCGATGAGCGTCGTCCCGAATGCCGTTGCGGCCGCGTCGTCGCAAATGTTCGAGGAAGCGCTCCACGAAATACACCTGACAGCGATGTACTTGTCCCTGACGATGGCCGGACTTGGAATTCTTCTTGCCTTCGCCACGTATTATTGGAAAAAGATCAACGCGGACGCAATCGCAAAAGCGTTCGCGCCGGTGCACGTCTTCCTCGTCAACAAATGGTACTTTGACGAGCTCTACCAGGCCACTGCCGTCGCCGGCACGATCGGATTATCGCGCGTACTGGCGTGGTTTGACAGCAGAGTGATCGACGGCGTTGTGAACGGAGCCGCGACCGTAACACGGTGGGCATCGTTCGCAAGCGGCAGGTTCGACAGCATTGCCGTCGACGGCATCGTAAATTTTATCGCGTACCTGATGGGGTTGTTTGGATTAATGCTCCGGAAAATTCAAACGGGAAGAGTGCAGACGTATATTGTGTTCGTGCTGGTCGGAGTCATGGTTTTCTTCTTTATTTATCGCGCAGTGTAA
- the nuoK gene encoding NADH-quinone oxidoreductase subunit NuoK gives MPIHVSLIHFLFISAVLFSLGVYAVITRRNAIMVLMGIELILNSANINFIAFGRYGTVNLDGQMASIFVIILAACEAAVALAIVLNIYQQFNTVNVDEVDTMRE, from the coding sequence ATGCCCATTCACGTTTCGCTTATCCATTTCCTCTTCATCAGCGCCGTCCTGTTCTCGCTTGGCGTCTATGCCGTCATCACGCGCCGCAACGCGATTATGGTGTTGATGGGAATCGAATTGATCCTGAACTCGGCCAATATCAATTTCATCGCGTTCGGACGTTACGGTACGGTCAACCTGGACGGACAGATGGCGTCGATCTTCGTGATCATCCTCGCGGCGTGCGAAGCGGCCGTTGCGCTGGCGATCGTCCTGAACATTTATCAGCAGTTCAACACGGTGAATGTGGACGAAGTCGATACCATGAGAGAATGA
- a CDS encoding NADH-quinone oxidoreductase subunit J produces the protein MDQLSSLTLFDIVFYFFALITIVSAAIVAFSKNIVHSAFSLMFTFFGVAGLYVMLNADFIAVTQVLVYVGGILVLILFGVMLTTKVIGVEMKTGTLRVLPASILAAVLVGTLCGIFWITDWPVQSAASADVPPTTSVGIGKALMTSYLLPFEVASVVLLVAMLGAAMIARRERKKQS, from the coding sequence ATGGATCAGCTCTCGTCGCTCACGCTTTTTGATATTGTCTTTTACTTCTTTGCCCTTATCACGATTGTCTCCGCCGCAATTGTTGCATTCTCAAAGAATATTGTCCACTCCGCGTTTTCGTTGATGTTTACCTTTTTCGGCGTTGCCGGGCTCTACGTGATGCTGAACGCCGACTTCATCGCCGTAACGCAGGTGCTCGTGTACGTCGGCGGCATCCTCGTCCTGATCCTCTTCGGCGTCATGTTGACGACCAAAGTCATCGGGGTGGAGATGAAAACGGGAACGCTCCGGGTGTTGCCGGCTTCGATCCTCGCGGCGGTGCTTGTCGGAACGCTGTGCGGAATTTTTTGGATTACCGATTGGCCGGTTCAATCCGCGGCGAGCGCCGACGTGCCTCCGACAACCTCCGTCGGGATCGGAAAAGCGCTGATGACATCGTATCTGCTACCGTTCGAGGTCGCTTCGGTTGTCTTGCTCGTGGCCATGCTCGGCGCTGCGATGATCGCCCGCCGCGAACGAAAGAAGCAAAGCTGA
- a CDS encoding NADH-quinone oxidoreductase subunit I — MNPVVEYFDDIYRGLKTATVGMRITFKHLFTKAVTIQYPTVKMKLPERARNRLYVNMDDCIGCDQCSMACPVDCISIETIKSTPEDNLGTTSTGQKKRLHVPVFDIDIAKCCYCGLCVYPCPTECIKMTDVYEFSEFDRHNLIYSFSTMTPAEVETARAKAKKMEEEAAAKKAAAAAAAKAAADAKAAAQTSAPAPQPEGSQPKPE, encoded by the coding sequence ATGAACCCTGTTGTAGAATATTTTGACGATATTTATAGAGGCCTCAAAACCGCCACCGTCGGGATGCGGATCACGTTCAAGCATCTCTTCACCAAAGCCGTGACGATCCAGTACCCGACCGTGAAGATGAAACTGCCGGAAAGGGCTCGCAACAGACTGTACGTCAACATGGATGACTGCATCGGTTGCGACCAGTGTTCGATGGCATGCCCCGTCGATTGCATTTCCATCGAAACGATAAAGTCCACCCCGGAAGACAACCTCGGTACGACATCCACCGGTCAGAAGAAACGTCTGCATGTTCCTGTCTTCGACATCGACATTGCAAAGTGCTGTTACTGCGGTCTGTGCGTTTATCCCTGTCCCACCGAATGCATTAAGATGACCGACGTGTATGAATTTTCGGAATTCGACCGGCATAATTTGATCTACAGCTTCAGCACCATGACACCCGCTGAAGTTGAAACTGCGAGAGCAAAAGCGAAAAAAATGGAAGAGGAAGCTGCGGCGAAGAAGGCCGCCGCTGCTGCCGCTGCGAAAGCCGCGGCCGATGCGAAGGCAGCCGCGCAAACTTCTGCTCCCGCTCCGCAGCCTGAAGGTTCACAGCCAAAACCAGAATAA
- a CDS encoding complex I subunit 1 family protein, with product MEQFLTSLIGEPLLVHVIMAAIPLLFILPYALVVIYLEMKIAAHMQDRVAYMRTGWHGTLQPIADMLKLLQKEDTVPAAADKFLFILAPYIVFIGTYAAFAALPFSSAFIGSNINIGIFYIVAISSLVVVGLLMAGWASNNKWSLFGALRSAAQIVSYEIPSAFAILGVVMLAGTMSLQELSSLQTGGITHWMILGGTLPLMKKLIVVPLMLILFLVYYISSMAEVNRTPFDIPEAESELVQGYNTEYSGMKFAIFYLAEYANLFAVSAVATVLFFGGWASPFASLMTGPFWSAFWFITKGMLFVCLNIWLRWTLPRLRVDQLMYMSWKVLTPFAFACVLALGLVLVW from the coding sequence ATGGAACAGTTTCTTACATCGTTGATCGGGGAGCCGCTTCTCGTGCATGTGATCATGGCGGCGATTCCGCTCTTGTTCATTCTGCCGTACGCGCTGGTTGTCATTTACCTGGAAATGAAGATCGCGGCGCACATGCAGGACCGCGTTGCCTACATGCGCACCGGCTGGCACGGCACGCTCCAGCCGATCGCTGATATGCTCAAGCTTCTCCAGAAGGAGGATACGGTTCCCGCGGCGGCGGATAAATTTCTTTTCATTCTCGCTCCGTATATCGTTTTTATCGGAACGTATGCCGCGTTCGCCGCGTTGCCGTTCAGCTCTGCCTTCATCGGCAGCAACATCAACATAGGGATCTTCTACATCGTTGCGATCTCGTCGCTCGTCGTCGTCGGATTGCTGATGGCGGGATGGGCTTCCAACAACAAGTGGTCTCTGTTCGGCGCCCTCCGTTCTGCAGCGCAGATCGTCAGCTACGAGATCCCTTCGGCGTTCGCGATCCTCGGTGTGGTGATGCTGGCCGGAACGATGAGCCTGCAGGAGTTAAGCTCGCTCCAGACGGGAGGGATCACCCACTGGATGATCTTGGGAGGCACACTTCCGTTGATGAAAAAGCTTATCGTTGTTCCGCTGATGCTGATTCTCTTTCTGGTCTATTACATTTCATCGATGGCGGAAGTGAACCGGACGCCGTTCGATATACCCGAAGCCGAGTCTGAGCTTGTGCAGGGATACAACACCGAATACAGCGGAATGAAGTTCGCGATCTTTTATCTGGCAGAATATGCGAACCTTTTCGCGGTGTCAGCCGTTGCGACGGTCCTCTTTTTCGGCGGATGGGCGAGTCCGTTCGCATCTCTGATGACCGGTCCGTTCTGGAGCGCCTTCTGGTTTATTACGAAAGGGATGTTGTTCGTCTGCCTGAATATCTGGCTTCGCTGGACGCTTCCGCGTCTTCGCGTTGACCAATTGATGTATATGTCCTGGAAAGTATTGACGCCGTTCGCTTTTGCCTGTGTGCTGGCGCTCGGCCTTGTGCTGGTGTGGTAA
- a CDS encoding NADH-quinone oxidoreductase subunit D — MAEIITASPRTSSGKPLRTEEMIINMGPQHPSTHGVLRLELVVDGEIVVDVIPHIGYLHRCFEKHCEHMTNYQQVIPYVDRMDYVCSMNNEFAFVVAAERLLKIQVPERVEYIRVIMAELQRIASHLIAVGTYGIDIGAFTPFLYCFRDREKILDLFEMTCGARLLYNYMWIGGLSHDIPADFVAKAKEFCEYFKPQIRDFNNLLTYNEIFVKRTANTGVLPADVAINYACSGPMLRGSGVEWDLRRDDPYSIYHKFEWDVAVGKGEMGPVGSCWDRHIVRMKEMEQSVRIIEQALAQIPDGDVQSAIPKRIRPNPGEVYARTESPRGELGFYIVSDGSGTPYRIKARSPGFVNLSVINEIARGGMIADLVAIIGSIDIVLGEVDR, encoded by the coding sequence ATGGCAGAAATTATTACAGCTTCTCCAAGGACATCAAGCGGAAAACCTCTTCGCACTGAAGAGATGATCATCAACATGGGTCCCCAGCATCCGTCGACGCACGGCGTGCTGCGGCTCGAGCTTGTTGTTGACGGCGAGATCGTTGTCGATGTTATCCCTCACATTGGTTACTTGCACCGTTGCTTCGAGAAGCACTGCGAGCACATGACGAATTACCAGCAGGTCATTCCGTACGTCGACCGAATGGATTATGTCTGCTCGATGAACAACGAATTTGCATTCGTCGTCGCTGCAGAGCGTTTGCTCAAGATCCAGGTGCCTGAACGCGTTGAATATATCCGCGTGATCATGGCCGAGCTGCAGCGGATCGCGAGCCACTTGATCGCGGTGGGTACCTACGGCATCGACATCGGCGCTTTTACTCCCTTCCTGTACTGCTTCCGTGACCGGGAAAAGATCCTCGACCTTTTTGAGATGACGTGCGGCGCACGGCTCCTCTATAACTACATGTGGATCGGCGGACTTTCACACGACATTCCGGCTGACTTTGTCGCGAAGGCAAAAGAGTTTTGCGAGTATTTTAAGCCCCAGATCCGCGATTTCAACAACCTCCTGACGTATAACGAGATCTTCGTCAAGCGGACCGCGAACACCGGCGTGCTGCCGGCGGACGTTGCGATCAATTATGCGTGCAGCGGGCCGATGCTCCGGGGTTCGGGTGTTGAGTGGGACCTCCGCCGCGACGACCCGTACTCGATCTATCATAAGTTCGAGTGGGATGTTGCCGTCGGCAAAGGAGAGATGGGTCCGGTCGGAAGCTGCTGGGACCGGCACATCGTGCGGATGAAAGAAATGGAGCAGAGCGTGCGCATCATCGAGCAGGCGCTCGCGCAAATTCCCGACGGCGACGTCCAGTCGGCAATTCCGAAACGCATCCGTCCGAATCCTGGCGAAGTCTATGCACGAACAGAATCGCCGCGCGGCGAGTTGGGATTTTATATTGTAAGCGATGGTTCGGGGACGCCGTACCGCATCAAAGCGCGTTCTCCGGGATTTGTCAACCTGAGCGTGATCAATGAAATTGCGCGCGGAGGCATGATCGCCGACCTCGTTGCGATCATCGGCAGTATTGATATCGTTCTCGGCGAGGTGGACCGTTGA
- a CDS encoding NADH-quinone oxidoreductase subunit C yields the protein MTPQEIAERLSAKFSGLPDAGIEAKLDNPVDPAIRVSPDHILEIAKFLRDDEECLFDFLSCLSGVDLKGKLSVVYQLFSMAKRHKITLKVEVAVDAPNVQSVESIWKTANWHEREAFDLYGINFTGHPDLRRILLPYDWEGHPLRKDYQVPEYYNGMKVPY from the coding sequence ATGACTCCCCAGGAAATCGCAGAAAGACTCTCAGCAAAATTTTCCGGATTACCGGATGCAGGCATCGAAGCAAAGCTCGACAACCCCGTTGACCCCGCCATAAGAGTTTCTCCCGATCACATACTTGAAATAGCCAAGTTTCTCCGCGACGACGAGGAGTGCTTGTTCGACTTCCTCTCATGCCTTTCCGGCGTCGATCTTAAGGGAAAACTTTCCGTGGTCTATCAACTATTCTCGATGGCGAAACGGCATAAGATCACTCTCAAAGTCGAGGTCGCCGTCGATGCGCCGAATGTTCAATCGGTTGAATCGATCTGGAAAACTGCGAATTGGCATGAACGCGAAGCGTTCGACCTGTACGGCATCAATTTTACCGGCCACCCGGATTTGCGGCGTATCCTTCTACCGTACGACTGGGAGGGGCATCCGCTGCGGAAGGATTATCAGGTGCCCGAATACTATAATGGGATGAAGGTCCCGTATTAA
- the nuoB gene encoding NADH-quinone oxidoreductase subunit NuoB: protein MGLLDKQFDNSNIVITSLDNLLNWARLSSLWQMQFGLACCAIEMMAASASNFDMMRFGVIPRATPRQCDVMIVSGTVTLKMASRIKRLYDQMSEPRYVISMGSCSNCGGPYWEHGYHVLKGVDRVIPVDVYVPGCPPRPEALIEGLMKLQEKVRNESLAKKKIA from the coding sequence ATGGGACTTCTCGATAAACAATTCGACAACAGCAACATCGTCATCACTTCGCTCGACAATCTGTTGAACTGGGCCCGGTTGTCGTCGCTCTGGCAAATGCAATTCGGTCTTGCGTGCTGCGCCATCGAGATGATGGCTGCCTCCGCTTCGAATTTTGATATGATGCGCTTCGGCGTCATCCCGCGCGCGACGCCCCGTCAGTGCGACGTGATGATCGTTTCGGGAACGGTTACGTTGAAGATGGCGTCGAGGATCAAGAGATTATACGACCAGATGTCGGAGCCGCGGTACGTGATCTCGATGGGGAGCTGCTCGAACTGCGGCGGACCCTACTGGGAGCATGGATACCACGTGCTGAAAGGCGTTGACCGCGTTATCCCGGTGGACGTCTACGTGCCGGGGTGCCCGCCGCGTCCCGAGGCGCTGATCGAAGGATTGATGAAGCTCCAGGAAAAAGTACGAAACGAAAGCCTTGCGAAGAAAAAAATTGCTTGA
- a CDS encoding NADH-quinone oxidoreductase subunit A, whose protein sequence is MPLMLTDFGRILIFLLIGAVFTAGGFVGAWLLRPRRPYPGKLSTYECGEEPIGNSWVKFNIRFYVVALIFLVFDVEVVFLFPWALVFKSFGMFAFIEMVVFLAILIVGYAYVWVKGDLDWDKPEPKVSRYVKGVGVVSDDAPEMNEHAAA, encoded by the coding sequence TTGCCTCTTATGTTGACTGACTTTGGAAGAATCCTGATCTTTCTCCTTATCGGAGCCGTTTTTACTGCAGGCGGTTTCGTCGGGGCGTGGCTTCTTCGCCCCCGCCGCCCGTATCCGGGAAAACTTTCGACGTATGAATGCGGGGAAGAGCCGATCGGCAACTCATGGGTGAAATTCAACATCCGCTTTTATGTCGTCGCGCTTATCTTTCTTGTCTTCGATGTCGAGGTTGTTTTCCTTTTTCCGTGGGCGCTCGTCTTTAAGAGCTTCGGCATGTTTGCTTTCATCGAGATGGTCGTTTTTCTTGCCATCCTCATCGTCGGATATGCGTACGTGTGGGTGAAGGGGGATCTCGATTGGGACAAGCCGGAGCCGAAAGTTTCGAGGTACGTCAAAGGAGTCGGCGTCGTCTCTGATGACGCTCCCGAAATGAACGAACATGCAGCAGCGTAG